One Fusobacterium nucleatum genomic window carries:
- a CDS encoding DUF4209 domain-containing protein has translation MESIKISDKLKELIDEKYRNNYIFNTTTQNSDIFCKYFHLEKYDEEIILKELELETDPLAILFLNLIKFEIGEKKEKYNNSKICLKQLKEQEEFFYKIIFNICVYSKLIDILKEIKKIRKNEANFLDNFVFSLYNSIKVFNNHNLIIKVLIFLGKGNKNGIDIINTQRKKVTNIVKIPFYISLLELKKFQILDEDLYQEILVEYIEKLIYFCQNKKEVENSLTYLNFLNVGMKKLNNINDSTIRNSLKEKTKSLSEQLVEASKMCNNVIEYIDNEKVNIIKDNYKYISNEKSLEKNIKNLEILLLKQLNNLSNINKNPSILKKLAKPLYLDENRVIANKEDENKDIYDVITCIFLHLVILFCENPIFNSCETKKLKYILKNEEMKGFLDEIMENYFCGNYFTCCSAISPTIERLIRNTYLKLGESENALDGKDNSIQRRNNLDNLLKKENIRKIYGEEFINYFSWLFNNDISYYNYRNSVCHGYKNYEQYNKIETTLQLFILILFLKKFYKYFDKIEESKKE, from the coding sequence ATGGAGAGTATAAAGATTAGTGATAAATTAAAAGAATTGATAGATGAAAAATATAGAAATAACTATATTTTTAATACTACAACTCAAAATTCAGATATATTTTGTAAATACTTTCACTTAGAAAAATATGATGAAGAAATTATTTTAAAAGAATTAGAATTAGAAACAGACCCATTAGCAATTTTATTTTTAAATCTTATAAAGTTTGAAATTGGAGAGAAAAAAGAAAAATATAATAACTCAAAAATATGTTTAAAACAGTTAAAAGAACAAGAAGAATTTTTTTATAAAATAATATTTAATATATGTGTTTACTCTAAATTGATTGATATCTTAAAAGAAATTAAAAAAATTAGAAAAAACGAGGCTAATTTTTTAGATAATTTTGTTTTCTCACTATATAATTCTATAAAAGTATTTAATAATCATAATTTAATAATAAAAGTTTTAATTTTTTTAGGAAAAGGAAATAAAAATGGAATAGATATAATAAATACTCAAAGAAAGAAGGTAACGAATATTGTAAAAATACCTTTTTATATTTCTCTTTTAGAATTGAAAAAATTTCAGATTTTAGATGAAGATTTATATCAAGAAATTTTAGTAGAGTATATTGAAAAATTAATATATTTTTGTCAAAATAAAAAGGAAGTTGAAAATTCACTTACTTATCTTAATTTTCTGAATGTTGGAATGAAAAAATTAAATAATATAAATGATTCAACAATTAGAAATAGTCTAAAAGAAAAAACAAAATCACTTAGTGAACAATTAGTAGAAGCCTCTAAAATGTGTAATAATGTAATTGAATACATAGATAATGAAAAAGTAAATATAATAAAAGATAATTATAAATATATCAGTAATGAAAAAAGTTTAGAAAAAAATATAAAAAATTTAGAAATTTTACTCTTAAAACAACTTAATAATTTATCTAATATCAATAAAAATCCTAGTATTTTAAAAAAATTAGCTAAACCTTTATATTTAGATGAGAATAGAGTAATTGCCAATAAAGAAGATGAAAATAAAGATATTTATGATGTTATTACTTGTATATTTTTACACTTAGTAATTCTATTTTGTGAAAATCCTATTTTTAATAGTTGTGAAACTAAAAAATTAAAATATATTCTAAAAAATGAAGAAATGAAAGGCTTTTTAGATGAAATTATGGAAAACTATTTTTGTGGAAATTATTTTACTTGTTGTTCTGCTATTTCACCTACTATTGAAAGATTAATAAGAAATACATATTTAAAACTAGGTGAATCAGAGAATGCATTAGATGGAAAAGATAATTCTATTCAAAGAAGAAATAATTTGGATAATTTGCTAAAAAAAGAAAATATAAGAAAAATATATGGTGAAGAGTTTATAAATTATTTTTCTTGGCTTTTTAATAATGATATTAGTTATTATAATTATAGAAATTCTGTTTGTCATGGTTATAAAAATTATGAGCAATATAATAAAATTGAAACTACATTACAGCTATTTATATTAATACTATTTTTAAAGAAATTCTATAAATATTTTGATAAAATAGAAGAAAGCAAAAAAGAATAA
- a CDS encoding ATP-binding protein, translated as MKKIPIGINDFKTLIENNYYYIDKTKHIEDILNDGSEVILFTRPRRFGKTLNMSMLKYFFDIENKEENKKLFNDLYIKSSEYISEQGKYPVIYISFKDLKAKNWESSIFKLKNQLKDLYKEFLYLKDSLDEISQEDFNKIIYMKDNANYEYALKYLTEYLYKYYKQKVIVIIDEYDSPVVDSYENNYYDEAIMFFRNFYSSVLKDNQYLEKGFLTGILRVAKEGIFSGLNNLEVCSILDNKYSSFYGLTEDEVLKTLNYFNMEYKLDEVKDWYDGYKFGNKEIYNPWSILNYINKKEIGTYWVGTSNNFLINNILENAEASIFDELELLFSDKKIEKTIYSDSNFYNIRNPQEIWQLLLHTGYLTTKEKLDRNFYSLIIPNKEIKDFFERSFIGKFLGNEDTFKMMLNALLKKDIINFENSLQKILKLSFSYYDIGTEEKFYHNFILGIVLSLSDKYYVKSNRESGYGRYDILLEPRNKKETAFILEFKVAKSENEIEPKLEEALKQIEDRKYDVELKNKNIFDIFKVAFAFYGKKVKVSNL; from the coding sequence ATGAAGAAAATCCCAATAGGAATAAATGATTTCAAAACCTTAATTGAAAATAACTACTACTATATTGACAAAACTAAACATATAGAAGATATTTTAAATGATGGTTCAGAAGTTATTCTATTTACTCGTCCAAGAAGATTTGGAAAAACATTAAATATGTCAATGTTAAAATATTTTTTTGATATTGAAAATAAAGAAGAAAATAAAAAGTTATTTAATGATTTATATATAAAAAGTTCTGAATATATAAGTGAACAAGGAAAATATCCTGTTATATATATTTCATTTAAAGATTTAAAAGCTAAAAACTGGGAAAGTTCTATTTTCAAATTGAAAAATCAATTAAAAGATTTATACAAAGAATTTCTTTATTTAAAAGATAGTTTAGATGAGATTTCACAAGAAGATTTTAATAAAATCATATATATGAAAGATAATGCTAATTATGAATATGCTTTAAAATATTTAACAGAATATTTATATAAATATTACAAGCAAAAAGTTATTGTAATTATTGATGAATATGATAGTCCAGTTGTAGATTCTTATGAAAATAATTATTATGATGAAGCAATAATGTTTTTTAGAAATTTTTATAGTTCAGTTTTAAAAGATAATCAATATTTAGAAAAAGGATTTTTAACTGGAATATTAAGAGTTGCCAAAGAAGGAATATTTTCAGGTTTAAATAATTTGGAAGTATGTAGTATATTAGATAATAAATATTCATCTTTTTATGGTTTAACAGAAGATGAAGTTTTAAAAACATTGAATTATTTTAATATGGAGTATAAGTTGGATGAAGTAAAAGATTGGTATGATGGATATAAATTTGGAAATAAAGAAATTTATAATCCTTGGTCAATTCTAAATTATATAAACAAAAAAGAAATTGGAACATATTGGGTAGGAACTTCAAATAATTTTTTAATAAATAATATTTTAGAAAATGCAGAAGCTAGTATATTTGATGAACTTGAATTACTATTTTCTGATAAAAAAATTGAAAAGACTATCTATTCAGATTCTAATTTCTATAATATAAGAAATCCACAAGAAATATGGCAGTTACTTTTACATACAGGTTATTTAACAACAAAAGAGAAACTTGATAGGAATTTCTATTCTTTAATTATTCCAAATAAAGAAATTAAAGATTTTTTTGAAAGAAGTTTTATAGGAAAGTTCTTAGGAAATGAAGATACTTTTAAAATGATGTTAAATGCTTTATTAAAAAAAGATATAATTAATTTTGAAAATAGTTTACAAAAAATTTTAAAATTAAGTTTTAGCTATTATGACATTGGAACAGAGGAAAAATTTTATCATAATTTTATTTTAGGAATAGTTTTATCTTTAAGTGATAAATACTATGTGAAATCAAATAGAGAAAGTGGTTATGGAAGATATGATATTCTTCTGGAACCAAGAAATAAAAAGGAAACTGCTTTTATTTTAGAATTTAAAGTAGCAAAAAGCGAAAATGAAATAGAGCCAAAATTAGAAGAAGCATTGAAACAAATAGAAGATAGAAAATATGATGTTGAATTAAAAAATAAAAATATATTTGATATTTTTAAAGTCGCTTTTGCATTTTATGGTAAGAAAGTAAAAGTCAGTAACTTATAA
- a CDS encoding ATP-binding protein — protein MKKGNVINLIKYYSENNDLAFRNEAYEIAKDFDKTGDYQLAEYIMGLLSDVNTFIPQIDENKLVFLKKLEINDEPLPLPDEIKKDVIGIVNAVGHNIGINKFLFQGAPGTGKTETVKQLARILDRNLFVVDFAYIIDSRLGETAKNISKLFDEINTLPSSEKVIILFDEIDSIALDRTNSKDIREMGRATTAVLKGLDNLNQKILLIATTNLFSHFDKALVRRFDSVIDFNRYSREDLIDISEIILNYYLSKFKFAGKNIRLFRKIISLIKEIPYPGDLKNIIKTSIAFSSPNDEYDYLKRLYSSLVGNKDLKTMQLQGFTVREIEILTGISKSQVSRELKE, from the coding sequence ATGAAAAAAGGAAATGTTATAAATTTAATAAAATATTATTCTGAAAATAATGATTTAGCTTTTAGAAATGAAGCTTATGAAATAGCTAAAGATTTTGATAAAACTGGGGATTATCAATTAGCTGAATATATTATGGGATTACTTTCTGATGTAAATACTTTTATTCCTCAAATAGATGAAAATAAATTAGTATTTCTAAAAAAATTAGAAATAAATGATGAACCTTTACCACTTCCTGATGAAATTAAGAAAGATGTTATTGGGATAGTAAATGCTGTTGGTCATAATATAGGGATAAATAAATTTTTATTTCAAGGTGCACCAGGAACTGGGAAAACAGAAACAGTAAAACAACTTGCTAGAATATTGGATAGAAATTTATTTGTTGTAGATTTTGCATATATTATAGATAGTAGATTAGGAGAAACAGCTAAAAATATTTCAAAACTATTTGATGAAATTAATACTTTGCCTAGTTCTGAAAAAGTAATTATCCTATTTGACGAAATAGATTCTATTGCATTAGATAGAACAAATTCAAAAGATATAAGGGAAATGGGAAGAGCGACAACTGCTGTTTTAAAAGGTTTGGATAATTTAAATCAAAAAATTTTGCTTATAGCAACTACAAATCTTTTTAGTCATTTTGATAAAGCACTGGTAAGAAGATTTGATTCTGTAATAGATTTTAATAGATATTCAAGAGAAGATTTAATTGATATATCTGAAATAATATTAAATTATTACTTATCAAAGTTTAAATTTGCTGGAAAAAATATTCGTCTTTTTAGAAAAATAATTTCTCTTATAAAGGAAATTCCTTATCCTGGAGATTTGAAAAATATTATAAAAACATCAATAGCTTTTAGTAGTCCAAATGATGAATATGACTATTTGAAAAGATTATACTCATCTCTAGTAGGAAATAAAGATTTAAAAACCATGCAATTACAAGGTTTTACTGTAAGAGAAATAGAAATATTAACAGGTATTTCTAAAAGTCAAGTATCTAGGGAATTAAAGGAGTAG
- a CDS encoding S8 family peptidase: MNDILQLKGKFEQRKNESKPGASNIPKEKKVRLEYLKKLKDDLINVRKFWKNEKLLINPLISLYYRTVVAKSNRVKSILETSPKKNNDSIVGAKFSDSDIKKHIITHCISSKVLDDAIINLETVINLFYKTFGENITHEQIVDINNKKYEHIFSSTIPRTRFVNTIVDSYYLESFGVEKNNTSLEEKAIITLYNTGVKTSEIMKQLEIDFLERRSIDETTILLDPTQYKLLKEKAPYLISMAVSDISVLDKDDIFEENKDYTISIPKPKNEPVIGVIDTMFDTNVYFSEWVEFKNMLEKDIPLDANDYYHGTEVSSIIVDGATINPNLDDGCGRFKVRHFGVAKSGSFSSFIVLKAIKEIVEKNKDIKVWNLSLGSAMEINPNFISPEAAILDKIQFENDIIFVVAGTNKPKSSNVKKIGAPADSINSIVVNSVSISNKPVDYSREGLVLSFFNKPDISYYGGDSEQRIRTCSPYGETMVAGTSFAAPWISRKLAYLINILGLSKETAKALIIDSATGWNKQVYSSSLIGYGVVPIKISDVIQSSNDEIKFIIDGVSEKYDTYTYSIPVPDDGNNQPFISKVTLCYFPNCSRNQGVDYTNTEMDIKFGRLDIKKGKDRKKDRIDIEDINDNKQSEEVNYYLYEEDARKLFRKWDNIKHKREYIVTKKGGKRRGKKKKENPLWGISIKTKERLNSKDGKSLKFGLVITLKEINGVNRIEEFIQQCLFKGWLVNRINVENKIDIYNKAEEEIIFE, encoded by the coding sequence ATGAATGATATTCTTCAATTAAAAGGTAAATTTGAGCAAAGAAAAAATGAATCTAAACCTGGAGCTTCAAATATTCCAAAAGAAAAAAAAGTTAGATTAGAATATTTAAAAAAATTGAAAGATGATTTAATTAATGTTAGGAAATTTTGGAAAAATGAAAAACTTTTAATTAATCCATTAATAAGTTTATATTATAGAACTGTTGTTGCAAAAAGCAATAGAGTGAAATCTATTCTTGAAACTTCTCCAAAGAAAAATAATGATAGTATTGTAGGAGCAAAATTTTCTGATTCAGATATTAAAAAACATATAATTACTCATTGTATAAGTAGTAAAGTTTTAGATGATGCAATAATTAATTTAGAAACTGTTATCAATCTTTTTTATAAAACATTTGGAGAAAATATAACTCATGAACAAATAGTAGATATAAATAATAAAAAATATGAGCATATTTTTAGTTCTACTATCCCTAGAACAAGATTTGTAAATACTATTGTAGATTCATATTATTTAGAAAGTTTTGGTGTTGAAAAAAATAATACTTCCTTGGAAGAAAAAGCAATTATTACATTATATAATACAGGAGTAAAAACTTCTGAAATAATGAAACAATTAGAAATTGATTTTTTAGAAAGAAGAAGTATTGATGAAACAACTATTTTATTAGACCCCACTCAGTATAAACTTTTAAAAGAAAAAGCACCTTATTTAATATCTATGGCAGTGAGTGATATATCTGTTTTAGATAAAGATGATATTTTTGAAGAAAATAAAGATTATACTATAAGCATTCCTAAACCTAAAAATGAACCTGTGATAGGTGTTATAGATACTATGTTTGATACCAATGTTTATTTTTCTGAGTGGGTAGAATTTAAAAATATGTTAGAAAAAGATATTCCCTTAGATGCGAATGATTATTACCATGGGACAGAAGTTTCATCTATCATAGTTGATGGAGCAACAATAAATCCAAATTTAGATGATGGTTGTGGAAGATTTAAAGTTAGACATTTTGGAGTAGCAAAAAGTGGTAGTTTTAGTTCATTTATAGTTTTGAAAGCAATAAAAGAAATAGTTGAAAAAAATAAAGATATAAAAGTTTGGAATTTATCTTTAGGTTCAGCTATGGAGATAAATCCTAATTTTATTTCTCCAGAAGCAGCAATTTTAGATAAAATTCAATTTGAGAATGATATAATTTTTGTGGTTGCTGGAACAAATAAACCTAAAAGTTCAAATGTAAAAAAAATTGGAGCACCTGCTGATTCAATAAATTCAATAGTTGTAAATTCTGTTAGCATTAGTAATAAACCAGTTGATTATTCAAGAGAGGGTTTAGTGTTATCATTTTTTAACAAACCAGATATAAGTTACTATGGTGGAGATAGTGAGCAGAGAATTAGAACTTGTTCTCCCTATGGGGAAACAATGGTTGCTGGAACATCATTTGCAGCACCTTGGATAAGTAGAAAACTGGCATATCTTATTAATATCTTAGGTTTATCTAAAGAAACTGCTAAGGCTTTAATTATTGATTCAGCAACTGGCTGGAATAAACAAGTATATTCATCATCACTCATAGGATATGGAGTTGTTCCTATTAAAATTAGTGATGTTATACAAAGTTCTAATGATGAAATTAAATTTATTATTGATGGAGTTTCTGAAAAGTATGATACCTATACTTATAGTATCCCTGTTCCTGATGATGGAAATAATCAACCATTTATATCAAAAGTAACCTTATGTTATTTCCCAAATTGTAGTAGGAATCAAGGAGTTGACTATACAAATACAGAGATGGATATAAAATTTGGAAGATTAGATATAAAAAAAGGAAAAGATAGAAAAAAGGATAGAATAGACATTGAAGATATAAATGATAATAAGCAATCTGAAGAAGTAAATTATTATTTATATGAAGAAGATGCAAGAAAACTATTTAGAAAATGGGATAATATAAAACATAAAAGAGAATATATAGTAACAAAAAAAGGTGGAAAAAGGCGAGGTAAAAAGAAAAAAGAAAATCCTCTATGGGGAATTAGTATAAAAACAAAAGAAAGACTTAATTCCAAAGATGGAAAAAGTTTAAAATTTGGTCTTGTTATTACTTTAAAAGAAATTAATGGAGTGAACAGAATAGAGGAATTTATTCAACAATGTTTATTTAAAGGTTGGCTAGTAAATAGAATTAATGTTGAAAATAAAATTGATATTTATAATAAAGCTGAAGAAGAAATTATTTTTGAATAA